A portion of the Hoplias malabaricus isolate fHopMal1 chromosome 1, fHopMal1.hap1, whole genome shotgun sequence genome contains these proteins:
- the rnf6 gene encoding E3 ubiquitin-protein ligase RNF6 encodes MAMDPPGGRDERRRQAERLRREEAYYHFINELSEEEYRLMRDSNLLGTPGEVTAEELRQRLDGAKERVSSQPRSESRPQSSETGQEGSSGAAEPGAESTNGDSLLEWLNTFRRTGNATRSGQSGNQTWRAVSRTNPNSGEFRFSLEININHEQPEPGEHSDASDPVELPVPPPPRASASIRVPQRTVPYSAPHPAPYSTTRPTLGRRAQARRTRSSTTPPITPPLMSQTPYTALRRNLALPQPAPPSLPQPLNTSQEDSGNVSVQVQAPAPSLNNSEGQEANEVSVCPDTVSPSASQGAVSIRETRTSRTRSRGRVRRTTGSGALPRSSRRSRSPLDRNPTTNPRPAPSSITSVTPESGGSVAVAMETDEATVETTDPVSDSQTVEEGEATAQGAAAAGGGGGAGGGARRHPTIMLDLQVRRIRPGENRDRDSIASRTRSRARAAENTVTFESDSGGFRRTISRSERAGIRTYVSTIRIPLRRISETGLGEPSSTALRSILRQIMTGFGELSSLMETEADSESSAPVQNGNHASGTQSHRPQSSEGVPSHQGAELERDIGTTGEAGQRSNGPDVRSSGRDTNNLVENGTLPILRLAHFFLLNDDDDDEHPRGLTKEQIDNLATRTYGQASLEGEQGRACSVCINEYAQGNKLRSLPCAHEFHIHCIDRWLSENNTCPICRQPILSGQQD; translated from the exons GTGAAGTCACAGCTGAGGAGCTGAGGCAACGTCTGGATGGGGCAAAAGAACGTGTGTCTTCCCAGCCCCGCTCTGAATCGCGTCCTCAGAGCAGCGAGACAGGACAAGAGGGCAGCAGTG gggCTGCTGAGCCAGGTGCAGAAAGTACTAACGGAGACTCACTGCTGGAGTGGTTGAACACTTTTCGCCGCACAGGTAACGCCACCCGCAGCGGACAGAGTGGCAACCAGACTTGGCGCGCCGTCAGCCGCACAAACCCAAATAGTGGAGAGTTCCGTTTCAGCTTGGAAATCAACATTAATCACGAGCAGCCTGAGCCTGGAGAGCACAGTGACGCATCCGATCCTGTCGAACTCCCTGTGCCTCCTCCTCCACGAGCTTCTGCATCTATACGTGTGCCCCAGAGGACTGTGCCATATTCAGCCCCACATCCAGCCCCTTATTCTACGACCCGACCCACCCTAGGAAGAAGAGCTCAGGCTCGGCGTACACGCAGCAGCACAACTCCCCCAATAACGCCTCCTCTCATGTCTCAGACTCCATACACGGCTTTAAGGAGAAACCTTGCTCTCCCTCAACCAGCCCCACCCTCTCTTCCACAGCCCTTGAACACTTCTCAAGAGGATAGTGGTAACGTTTCGGTTCAAGTGCAGGCCCCAGCTCCTTCGCTTAATAACAGTGAGGGTCAAGAAGCTAATGAAGTATCAGTCTGTCCGGACACTGTGTCTCCGTCTGCCTCACAGGGAGCGGTGAGTATCCGTGAGACCCGTACAAGCAGGACTCGCTCACGTGGCCGCGTGCGCCGGACGACTGGGTCTGGTGCTCTTCCTCGTTCCTCTCGCCGTAGCCGCTCGCCTCTGGACAGAAACCCCACCACCAACCCTAGACCTGCCCCCAGCAGCATCACCTCTGTCACTCCAGAGTCTGGTGGAAGCGTGGCAGTTGCCATGGAGACAGATGAGGCCACTGTAGAAACAACTGACCCTGTTTCAGACAGCCAGACTGTGGAGGAGGGTGAGGCGACTGCTCAAGGAGCAGCggcagcaggaggaggaggaggagcaggaggtggGGCCAGGCGCCACCCCACGATCATGCTGGACCTGCAGGTGCGGCGCATCCGACCGGGAGAGAATAGGGACAGAGACAGCATAGCCAGCCGCACACGCTCACGAGCCAGAGCCGCTGAAAACACAGTCACCTTTGAGAGTGATAGCGGTGGGTTCAGACGAACCATATCCCGGTCAGAGAGGGCCGGCATCCGCACTTACGTCAGCACTATCCGCATCCCTCTCCGTCGTATCTCTGAGACTGGCCTCGGGGAGCCCAGTTCCACGGCCCTACGCTCCATTCTGCGGCAAATCATGACTGGATTTGGAGAGCTCAGCTCGCTCATGGAGACAGAGGCAGATTCAGAAAGCTCTGCCCCTGTCCAAAATGGCAACCATGCCTCTGGAACACAGAGCCATCGGCCCCAAAGTAGTGAAGGAGTGCCTAGCCATCAGGGGGCAGAATTGGAAAGGGACATCGGAACTACTGGAGAGGCCGGACAGAGATCAAATGGTCCGGATGTCCGCTCCAGTGGCCGGGACACCAACAACCTGGTGGAAAACGGCACACTGCCCATCCTCAGGCTTGCCCACTTCTTTCTGCTgaatgacgatgatgatgacgaGCACCCGCGGGGTCTGACCAAAGAGCAAATCGACAATCTGGCCACTCGCACCTACGGTCAGGCCAGTCTGGAGGGTGAGCAGGGGCGGGCTTGCAGTGTCTGCATCAACGAATATGCTCAGGGCAACAAGCTGCGAAGCCTGCCCTGTGCCCATGAGTTCCACATCCACTGCATTGACCGCTGGCTCTCAGAGAACAACACCTGTCCTATCTGCAGACAGCCCATTCTGTCAGGACAGCAGGACTGA